The genomic DNA CCTTTGAGCTCTCGCCCGTCGAAGGTGAATGTCACTTCCCGACCGTGTTTGTAGTCCAGTATCGGGTGTCTCTGTATCAGTTCCATGCCCACAGCCTCCTTTTTCCTATATAAACCACGCCGCAAAGCCTATTACGAAGCAAACGACCGTCACAGGCAGCGCGTAGATGGATATCTTTATCGGATTGACGTCTTTCATCAGGACGCCGCCAACGATGCCGGCAACGACGAAGGCCGTGAGGTTCGCCGGAGGCAGCGACTGTCCGGCACAGGCGATGTGCGCGCCGCCGAGCGCCGTAAGTACGGGGTCGACATTGAGATTTTTAACAAGTATCTGGCTTAAGAAAGAAAATATGGTATTCTGCGCCGTCGTCTGCGATCCCGTTATCATGCCGACAAGCCCCATCATCATACCGCCGCCCAGTTTCAGAAGGTGTGGAGAAAGGTTCGTCGTGTAAGCCGTTATTTTAGCGATCATGCCCGATGCGTAGAAGGAGCCAAGCATTATACCGGCGCAGACCTGTATGGCCACCGTCTTCCCAACGCCGCTGATGCCGGATTTTAGTACCGATACGCCCTCTTTAAAGACGGCGGGGAAGCAGAAGCTGGCAATGATCGCGGCAATAATCGCCTGATTCGTGCGGCTTGCGCCGCTGAGGTTGAACATGTTCCTCAGTATCGGAATATCTTTGAAGAGTTCCAGAACCGGGTCTATTATTAGCAGCAGCTCTACTTTGAAACCAGTGCGGAGGACCACAATCAGGATGAGTATGCCGAGCGGTATCAGAAGGGGCCATTCTTCGGCGAATATCTGCCCGGCGCGGCGCTCCGGTACCGCCGTCTTTGAGCGCATCTCTTTCGGTATGAAGCGCACCGCGACGAAGGCACCCACCACGACACAAACGCCCACCGTCAGATACCCCAGCTTGAGCACAGGATCGACATCGACCCCGACAAGGCTCGCCGAGAGGAAGAATCCCTGCGTGATCGGAGGCATGAGCGAACCGAGAATGCCGCCCATCATAATGATGGAGCCTATCTTGTCCGGTTCGATGTCCAGGTCGTCCATCGCATTGACCACGAGTATTCCGATAACGGTGCAGGAGGCGATGGCGTCGCCAAGGAGCGAGCCGGCGATGACCAATGTAAGAAAGATAGAGATGATAAGCCCCTTCGGACGTCTCCCCACAGAGGCCTTGAGGCAGCCAAGGACCGTGTCGATGGTACCCAGCTTAACCTGTGTCTGAGCGTAGATGCTGCCGAATATGGAGAGGCCGATGACCCACGCGATGCGCTCGATGCCACTGAGCAGCGCGCCGGGAATAACCTCCGGCGATACCCCGCCCATGGCGAGCGCGGTGGCTGAGCAGAGTAAAAGAGCGAGAATGATGTTGTATTTTTTTATCGCCTTTATCGGAATCAGAACGATGCCAAAGAGTACTATCAACGGTACTATTACAGATAACATTTCAAGACCTCCTTATGATGGGATTTCAGTCTCCTCAGTGTTTTTCAATCTTGCGGTCCACCGCGAAGGGGGTAAGGTCGACTCCTGTGCTGCCGTCAACGACCAGCTCGGCGATTGTCTTTCCGGTGATCGGGGCGTAGGCGATGCCGTCGCCCTCATGCCCCGCCGCGATGAATAACCCTTTGTGTTCCGGCACCGCTCTCATGAAGGCTTTGCCGTCCGGGGTGTAGGGGCGCAGCCCCGCAAATGTGCGTACCGCTCTGATACGCTTCAGGGCGGGAACGATGCGCGCCGCGTGCTGCGTCACCGCACGCACGCCAGCGACCGTCGTGGAACGGTCGGCGCCGACAAATTCACGCGTGCTTCCGATCAGCAGGCCGCCTTCCGCCGTCTGTTCAAGCGCCATGCCGACGCCGAGGCGTATAGATTCGTCGGAGGAGCCCTCCAGAAGTTCCGGATGGTATTTCGCGGCGATATAGCGCGAGCAGAGCATCACATGATAAATCAACGGGTTAACAGGTTCGGTAATGACAAGCTGCCCCCTGCGGGGGATTATTGGCAGCTCGCAGCCGATCTTTGCGAACAGCTCAGGAGCGCCGATGCTGTTGCAGACGACTACGTTATCGGCGTACAGGCTGTCGCCGCCGCATCTTACGCCGATCACGTGCTCCTTGTCCCGTATAAAATCCGTCGCTTTTTTATGTTTTTTGACGCGCAGGCCAAGTCTTTTTGCCGCCGTTATATATCCGTTTACCATGTAGAGAGGGTTTACCTGCGCGTCGCGCGTGCTGATAGTAGCGCCGACGATGTGCTTTGAAAGTGCGGGTTCAACGATTCTCGCTTCATCACCGGAGATGAGCGATACATCAAGTCCAAGATCCTTCTGCTTCGACATAAATATCTTCATCGCCTCGAGCTCCTCTTCGCGCTCGATGATAATCATACCGCCGCAGTGGCTGTAGCCAATATCGTAGTCGAGCTCTTCCGAGAGGGTCCGGTAAAGTATCTCGGAGGCGAGGGCCATCGTCAGGTGCGGCCCGGGGCTCTTGGATTGAAGTATGACGAACCCGTCGCAGGCCGACGAAGCTCCGCAGCCCAGCGTGCCGGCCTCAAGCATCAGAACAGAGGCGCCCTTTTTCGTTAAATTGTAGGCAACAGAGGAACCGATTACACCGGAACCTATTACAATGACATCCGCGTTCTTTTCCATAATGGATAAAACCCTCCCTTAATAATGGTTTTTCATGCCCTTTTCGCGCGCCTTCTCCGCCCAGCCCGGCACGGGGGGGACACACTCGTCTTCCGGAGCGCAGACTATTTCGAGAAATGCGACGCCTTCCTTTGCGAACAGCTCTTTAAGACGTTCGCTGAGACTGTCACCCTCTTCAAGGCGAGCGGCGGGGATTCCGAATCCTTCGACGATCTTCACGTAATCGATATCCGCAAACTCGGTGGCAAACGGCTCATTGCCGTATGCCATATCGTTCGATACACGTATCCAGCCAAAGGAATGGTTGTTGATGAGTATCACCTTTATATTGCCGCCAGTCCTCGCGAGCGTCTCGTACTCTCCCGCGCAGAAGCCGAAGCTGCCGTCTCCCGTGATATGCACGATCGTGCTCTCGGGAGAGGCCTTTGCCGCGCCCATCGCCGCGGCGGTGGCGTATCCAAGGGAGCCCTGCGCGAAGTTGCAGACAAAGTCGCGGCGTCCGCCGCTTGACTTTATGAAACCGGCGGGATAGACGGCGCTGATTCCCGGATCGACAACAAGGATCGAATCCTTCGGCATCTCACTTTCCGTCTCCTTCACGAGCCGCACGGGGTCGCAGGGAACATTCGACATATCAAGCGCGCGCTCTACCGCGAGCGTATAGTCCGCCTTATCTTTTTTGAGCTTCTCAATATTGGCATGGCTGCCGCAGATATAATCCCTGTCGGCGTCAAGCAGCGAGGCGAGCGTGGCTTTCGCGTCGCCGAGCATCGTGACCGTCACGGGGTAGTTGTTGCCAAGCTCGGCCTCGTTGATATCAAGCTGTATCATCGGAACGGCGGCCTCTTTTGCTGGGAACTTCCAGCTCGCGGTACCGGCAGAGTCTGTGCTGGAACCGACGAAGAAAATCAGGTCGGCGTCCCGCATGAGGGCGTTGGCGACGCTGTTTGCGCCACGTGCGCCGACGATGCCTCCGGAATAATCGGAAGATTCACTGATGATTCCCTTTCCGTTGATCGTCGTCAGCACCGCTAGTCCATATTTTTCCGCAGTTTTTTCCACCTCGGCCCAGGCGCCGGACAGCAGCGCCCCCTGCCCGCAGATCATCACGCCGCGTTTTGAAGCGTGAAGAAGTCCGGCCGCGGCGGAGATATCCTCCTGTGAGGCGCGAAAACGCTTGCCGGGACAGGCGGCGAATTCCGGCTGCGCATATAAATCTTTCACTTCGGCATCTTCTTTCAGCACATCCTGCGGGAGACGGATATGCACAGGGCCGGGGCGGCCGCTCGTCGCAAGACGGAAGGCGCGGCGGATGATAAATGGAATATCCGCTGCCTTATATACGTTGAAGGTATCTTTTACAAATGCTTTGAACATGCTGTTCTGGTCCGCTCCGGTAAGCATGTTGTGTTTTTCCCCGTTCAGCGGGATATCGGAGGTGATAACGATAAGCGGGATGGAGGAGCTGTACGCCTCAACGACGCCCGGCAGCATGTGCGGCGCGCCGACGCTGGGCCCCTCGCATACGCCCGGTCTGCCGCTGACCTTTGCGTAGCCGTCTGCCATAAAGACCGCGTTTCTTTCGTCGCGCACCATTACATGTTCTATGCCCTCGAACCGTTTCCAC from Cloacibacillus sp. includes the following:
- a CDS encoding TRAP transporter large permease subunit, yielding MLSVIVPLIVLFGIVLIPIKAIKKYNIILALLLCSATALAMGGVSPEVIPGALLSGIERIAWVIGLSIFGSIYAQTQVKLGTIDTVLGCLKASVGRRPKGLIISIFLTLVIAGSLLGDAIASCTVIGILVVNAMDDLDIEPDKIGSIIMMGGILGSLMPPITQGFFLSASLVGVDVDPVLKLGYLTVGVCVVVGAFVAVRFIPKEMRSKTAVPERRAGQIFAEEWPLLIPLGILILIVVLRTGFKVELLLIIDPVLELFKDIPILRNMFNLSGASRTNQAIIAAIIASFCFPAVFKEGVSVLKSGISGVGKTVAIQVCAGIMLGSFYASGMIAKITAYTTNLSPHLLKLGGGMMMGLVGMITGSQTTAQNTIFSFLSQILVKNLNVDPVLTALGGAHIACAGQSLPPANLTAFVVAGIVGGVLMKDVNPIKISIYALPVTVVCFVIGFAAWFI
- a CDS encoding FAD-binding oxidoreductase; protein product: MEKNADVIVIGSGVIGSSVAYNLTKKGASVLMLEAGTLGCGASSACDGFVILQSKSPGPHLTMALASEILYRTLSEELDYDIGYSHCGGMIIIEREEELEAMKIFMSKQKDLGLDVSLISGDEARIVEPALSKHIVGATISTRDAQVNPLYMVNGYITAAKRLGLRVKKHKKATDFIRDKEHVIGVRCGGDSLYADNVVVCNSIGAPELFAKIGCELPIIPRRGQLVITEPVNPLIYHVMLCSRYIAAKYHPELLEGSSDESIRLGVGMALEQTAEGGLLIGSTREFVGADRSTTVAGVRAVTQHAARIVPALKRIRAVRTFAGLRPYTPDGKAFMRAVPEHKGLFIAAGHEGDGIAYAPITGKTIAELVVDGSTGVDLTPFAVDRKIEKH
- a CDS encoding thiamine pyrophosphate-binding protein gives rise to the protein MKCGKILLEMLKLYKVEYVFGLPGETTLGWYDEWKRFEGIEHVMVRDERNAVFMADGYAKVSGRPGVCEGPSVGAPHMLPGVVEAYSSSIPLIVITSDIPLNGEKHNMLTGADQNSMFKAFVKDTFNVYKAADIPFIIRRAFRLATSGRPGPVHIRLPQDVLKEDAEVKDLYAQPEFAACPGKRFRASQEDISAAAGLLHASKRGVMICGQGALLSGAWAEVEKTAEKYGLAVLTTINGKGIISESSDYSGGIVGARGANSVANALMRDADLIFFVGSSTDSAGTASWKFPAKEAAVPMIQLDINEAELGNNYPVTVTMLGDAKATLASLLDADRDYICGSHANIEKLKKDKADYTLAVERALDMSNVPCDPVRLVKETESEMPKDSILVVDPGISAVYPAGFIKSSGGRRDFVCNFAQGSLGYATAAAMGAAKASPESTIVHITGDGSFGFCAGEYETLARTGGNIKVILINNHSFGWIRVSNDMAYGNEPFATEFADIDYVKIVEGFGIPAARLEEGDSLSERLKELFAKEGVAFLEIVCAPEDECVPPVPGWAEKAREKGMKNHY